A genomic region of Primulina huaijiensis isolate GDHJ02 unplaced genomic scaffold, ASM1229523v2 scaffold42415, whole genome shotgun sequence contains the following coding sequences:
- the LOC140969662 gene encoding LOW QUALITY PROTEIN: amine oxidase [copper-containing] alpha 2, peroxisomal-like (The sequence of the model RefSeq protein was modified relative to this genomic sequence to represent the inferred CDS: inserted 2 bases in 1 codon) has product MLPKLKNLLFFLVFTISAVFSSSSYHPLDPLTPSELNQTQTLINNYFSSPPQNVSFHYVGLDEPAKSDVLSWQSSSRNQQIPFRRAFAIVRVNSRSHEIIVNLLNNSIISDKFYNGYGYPLLNYAEQLAAENLTLSYPPFIASIRRRNLNLKEVVCLSFTVGWYGEIKSSRVVKVMCYYLNGTVNLYMRPIEGITATVDLDRMKIVASRDRVVTPVPKAEGTDYRFNSSVQGLVKQVGPGFTLDGHVVRWTNWELHVSFDMRAGLMISLASIYDQERGKYRNVMYRGFISELFVPYMDLTEEWYYRTFFDVGEYGFGLSTVTLEPLKDCPENATFMDGYITSQDGTPALMTNIICIFESYAGDIMWRHTEFGIPGQVIQQVRPEVSLVVRMVAAVGNYDYIVDWEFKESGSIKVKVGLTGLLLVRGTTYTNKDQIREEVYGPILAENTIGSNHDHFINFNLDLDVDGVANSFIKNKLQTVRVLGNTSPRRSYWRVNSQTAKTESEARIQLGSGTTELLVVNPNKKTRVGNFVGYRLVPGVIAGPLLTDDDYPQIRGKFTKYNMWVTPYNKAEKWAAGLYTDQXHGDDGLPIWSLRNRNIENKDIVLWYTLGFHHVPCQEDFPIMPTLSGSFELRPTNFFEHNPVLRPSQYATDSANLSESGQ; this is encoded by the exons ATGCTTCCCAAGCTCAAAAATCTCCTATTCTTCCTTGTTTTCACCATTTCTGCAGTCTTTTCAAGTTCAAGTTATCATCCTCTGGACCCTCTTACCCCATCTGAGCTCAACCAAACTCAAACTTTAATCAACAACTACTTCTCCTCACCTCCACAAAACGTAAGCTTCCACTATGTTGGTTTAGATGAGCCAGCAAAATCCGATGTTCTTTCATGGCAGTCATCTTCCCGCAACCAGCAAATCCCATTTCGCCGAGCATTTGCTATTGTCCGTGTCAATTCAAGAAGCCACGAAATAATCGTTAATTTATTGAATAACTCTATTATATCTGATAAATTTTATAATGGATATGGCTACCCTTTACTGAACTACGCAGAGCAACTTGCTGCTGAAAATCTTACACTATCTTACCCGCCTTTTATTGCTTCGATTCGGAGAAGGAATCTCAATTTAAAAGAAGTTGTGTGCTTGAGTTTTACTGTGGGATGGTATGGGGAGATAAAGAGTAGTCGAGTGGTTAAAGTCATGTGCTATTATTTGAATGGAACCGTGAATTTATACATGAGGCCTATAGAGGGAATCACTGCGACAGTTGATCTTGATCGTATGAAAATCGTGGCGTCTCGGGATCGGGTCGTGACTCCCGTTCCTAAAGCAGAAGGAACTGATTATAGGTTCAACTCAAGTGTTCAGGGCCTGGTGAAACAAGTTGGACCAGGTTTTACATTGGATGGACATGTAGTGAG GTGGACTAATTGGGAGCTTCATGTATCATTCGACATGAGAGCTGGTCTAATGATATCCCTTGCTTCGATCTATGATCAAGAGAGAGGAAAATACCGTAATGTGATGTACAGGGGATTCATATCAGAACTATTTGTTCCTTACATGGATTTAACTGAGGAATGGTACTACAGAACATTCTTTGATGTTGGCGAGTACGGGTTTGGACTTAGTACGGTAACACTAGAACCGTTAAAGGATTGCCCCGAAAATGCGACATTCATGGATGGATACATCACTTCACAGGACGGAACCCCCGCATtgatgactaatattatatgcATATTCGAAAGTTATGCAGGAGACATAATGTGGCGACATACAGAGTTCGGAATACCGGGACAAGTG ATACAACAAGTGAGACCGGAGGTAAGCCTGGTCGTGAGAATGGTGGCGGCTGTAGGAAATTATGACTACATTGTGGATTGGGAATTCAAGGAGAGTGGCTCTATTAAAGTCAAA GTTGGGTTGACTGGATTGCTTCTAGTGAGGGGAACGACATACACAAACAAGGATCAAATACGAGAGGAGGTTTATGGTCCAATACTAGCAGAAAACACAATAGGATCGAATCATGATCACTTCATCAATTTCAACCTCGATTTAGACGTGGATGGTGTTGCCAATTCCTTCATCAAGAATAAACTTCAGACGGTTCGTGTGCTGGGAAACACATCTCCAAGGAGAAGCTATTGGAGGGTAAATAGCCAAACAGCGAAAACCGAATCTGAAGCAAGAATTCAGTTAGGTTCAGGAACAACTGAGCTGTTAGTGGTGAACCCAAATAAGAAAACTAGAGTTGGCAACTTTGTCGGCTACAGGTTGGTCCCTGGAGTAATAGCAGGCCCCCTTTTAACAGATGATGATTATCCTCAAATTCGGGGAAAGTTTACGAAGTACAACATGTGGGTTACACCTTATAACAAAGCCGAGAAATGGGCTGCGGGTTTGTACACTGATCA TCATGGAGACGATGGTTTGCCTATATGGAGCCTAAG AAATAGGAATATTGAGAACAAGGACATTGTGTTGTGGTACACGTTAGGCTTTCACCATGTACCTTGTCAGGAGGATTTTCCGATCATGCCAACTTTGAGTGGATCATTCGAACTCCGACCAACCAATTTCTTTGAGCACAACCCTGTGCTTAGACCATCACAATATGCCACTGATTCCGCAAATTTAAGTGAATCGGGCCAATAA
- the LOC140969645 gene encoding amine oxidase [copper-containing] alpha 2, peroxisomal-like, which translates to MILTQINLIFFLCLPIFSIFSASCYHLLDPLTPFELTQVQTLVKNYFSLPPQNVSFHYVGLDEPEKSTVVSWQSSSGNQEILFRRAFVIVRVSSKKTHEIVIDLLKNLVLRDEVYDGYGYPLQNFAEQLAADKLARSYAPFIAAIERRNLKLEEVVCSTFTVGWFGEEKSSRLVKVMCYYMDGTINLYMRPIEGITVTVDLDDMKIVGFRDRVMVPVPKAEGTDYRESVERKSSSDSNVKSMAGEKQVGPGFTLDGYIVRWADWELHVSFDMRAGLIISLASIYDQEKGEYRSVLYRGFVSELFVPYMDLTEEWYYRTFFDAGDYGFGLCAVPLEASRDCPENAMFMDGYITSRDGTPGLMPNVVCVFERYAGDIMWRHTENEIPGQGIREVRPEVSLVVRMVSTVGNYDYIVDWEFKLTGAIKVTVGMTGLLEVRGSIYTHKDQIQEEVYGTILAENTIGTHHDHFLIFNLDVDVDGDANSFIKTTLETARSTGNSSPRRSYWRASSKTAKTEADARIQLGSGATELLVVNPNKKTKVGNFVGYRLIPGAVIGPLLSDDDYAQIRGAFSKYNLWVTPYNKTEKWAAGLYTDQSRGDDDLATWSLRNREIENKDIVLWYTVGFHHAPSQEDFPIMPTLSRSFELRPTNFFERNPVLKAKLSQEIIGPHANLSASFQ; encoded by the exons atgaTTCTCACCCAAATAAATCTGATCTTCTTTCTATGTTTGCccattttttcaatattttcagcTTCATGTTACCATCTTCTTGATCCTCTGACACCATTTGAACTAACCCAGGTTCAAACTTTGGTCAAGAATTACTTTTCATTACCTCCACAAAATGTAAGTTTCCACTATGTAGGTTTAGATGAACCAGAAAAATCCACAGTCGTTTCATGGCAGTCATCATCCGGTAATCAAGAAATCCTATTCCGCCGAGCATTTGTTATTGTCCGTGTCAGTTCAAAAAAGACCCACGAGATAGTAATTGATTTACTGAAGAACCTGGTTCTACGTGATGAAGTTTATGATGGATATGGATACCCTTTACAGAACTTTGCGGAGCAACTTGCAGCTGATAAGCTTGCGCGATCTTACGCGCCTTTTATTGCAGCGATTGAGAGAAGAAATCTCAAGTTAGAAGAAGTTGTGTGCTCGACTTTCACTGTAGGATGGTTTGGGGAGGAAAAAAGTAGCAGGTTGGTTAAAGTTATGTGCTATTATATGGATGGAACTATCAATCTATACATGAGGCCTATAGAAGGAATCACCGTGACCGTTGATCTTGATGATATGAAAATCGTGGGGTTTCGTGATCGGGTTATGGTTCCGGTTCCTAAAGCGGAAGGTACCGATTACAGAGAATCGGTGGAGAGGAAGTCGTCGTCGGATTCAAATGTTAAGAGTATGGCAGGCGAGAAACAAGTTGGACCTGGTTTTACATTGGATGGATATATTGTGAG ATGGGCTGATTGGGAGCTCCATGTATCATTTGACATGAGGGCTGGTCTGATCATATCCCTGGCCTCAATCTATGATCAAGAAAAAGGCGAATACCGTAGCGTGTTGTACAGGGGATTTGTGTCGGAACTCTTTGTTCCTTACATGGACTTAACTGAGGAATGGTACTACAGAACTTTCTTTGATGCAGGCGACTACGGGTTTGGACTTTGTGCAGTGCCACTCGAAGCATCGAGGGATTGCCCTGAAAATGCAATGTTCATGGACGGATACATAACTTCGCGTGATGGAACCCCTGGATTGATGCCGAATGTTGTATGTGTATTTGAAAGATATGCTGGAGATATAATGTGGCGGCATACAGAAAATGAAATTCCAGGACAAGGG ATACGAGAAGTCAGACCGGAGGTGAGCCTGGTTGTGAGAATGGTGTCGACTGTGGGAAATTATGACTACATTGTGGATTGGGAATTCAAGCTAACTGGGGCTATTAAAGTCACT GTCGGGATGACTGGCTTGCTTGAAGTGAGGGGATCAATATACACACACAAGGATCAGATACAAGAGGAAGTTTACGGTACAATACTAGCGGAAAACACGATAGGAACACACCATGATCACTTCCTCATTTTCAACCTCGACGTAGACGTGGATGGTGATGCCAATTCCTTCATAAAAACTACCCTCGAAACTGCGCGCTCGACCGGAAACAGCTCACCGAGGAGAAGCTACTGGAGGGCTAGTTCCAAGacagccaaaactgaagctgaTGCAAGAATTCAGCTAGGTTCAGGAGCAACTGAGCTATTAGTTGTGAACCCAAACAAGAAAACTAAAGTTGGAAACTTTGTTGGATACAGGTTGATCCCTGGAGCAGTAATAGGCCCTCTTTTATCAGATGATGATTATGCTCAAATACGGGGGGCATTCAGCAAGTACAATCTGTGGGTCACCCCTTACAACAAGACAGAGAAATGGGCCGCAGGGTTATATACCGATCAAAGCCGTGGAGATGATGATTTGGCCACGTGGAGCTTGAG GAATAGGGAAATCGAGAACAAGGACATTGTGTTATGGTACACAGTAGGCTTTCACCATGCACCTAGCCAAGAGGATTTCCCTATCATGCCAACGTTGAGTAGATCGTTCGAACTCCGGCCGACGAACTTTTTTGAGCGCAACCCAGTGCTCAAAGCAAAACTGTCTCAAGAAATCATTGGTCCTCATGCAAACTTAAGTGCATCATTTCAATAA